The following are from one region of the Hydrogenimonas sp. SS33 genome:
- a CDS encoding ATP-dependent helicase: protein MPLSRLNPEQHAAATAPLGHNLIIASAGTGKTSTIVGRIGHLLGRGIAPEEIMLLTFTNKAAAEMVERVASFFSRDVAGRIEAGTFHAVSYRRLRAMGKPIVLKQPSELKTLFRSIYDKRRFHHIDGEPFSANFLYDLYSLYQNAATEPFGEWLADRHAGQEGFVDIYLDIVEEFVQTKREYGFVDFNDLLIMMKEAARSTPMPFKEILVDEYQDTNALQGSWIEAMDPPSLFCVGDYDQSIYAFNGADIRIIGSFTKKYPDARVWTLTKNYRSTAPILSLANRVIEHNERIYPKQLEVVRRGEAQAPRLLIFETLMEQYETIARMIRRSTTPHEEIAVIFRNNATADGIEAMLREQGIACRRKGGRSFFDAKEVKAALDLAVLMANPKDMMAFIHIFEYASGIGSATAKELFEGLNTLGHGDLIEGILHPDGQVNPFRARSVNYQLGLFDHPTHVGSVSRFAHLGLDERFMAHPILKHPALNAEGVRFIYDYFELIKALRGVRRPDSLIRQILSSKTYRSIVEKLADRRATLKNGEIDETRREEAMERIKRKGVLLIQLASAYHTLEKFINAMVLGGGELSEGEGVNLLTVHASKGLEFLEVYVIDLMDGRFPNRKLASKAGRVEEERRLFYVAVTRAKEKLFLSYARYDAFKDLTFLPSQFLYEAGMLKKDETFERLRRLTEEAEG, encoded by the coding sequence ATGCCTCTTAGCCGTCTCAACCCCGAACAGCATGCCGCCGCCACCGCCCCTCTGGGGCACAACCTTATCATCGCCTCCGCGGGGACCGGAAAAACCTCCACGATCGTCGGGCGTATCGGCCATCTGCTGGGGCGGGGAATCGCCCCCGAAGAGATTATGCTGCTGACGTTTACGAACAAGGCGGCGGCGGAGATGGTGGAGCGGGTGGCGTCCTTTTTCAGCCGGGATGTGGCGGGGCGGATCGAGGCGGGGACCTTCCATGCCGTCAGCTACCGGCGCCTCAGGGCGATGGGGAAACCCATCGTCCTCAAGCAGCCTTCGGAGCTGAAGACCCTCTTTCGCAGCATCTACGACAAACGCCGTTTCCACCACATCGACGGGGAACCCTTTTCCGCCAATTTCCTCTACGACCTCTACAGCCTCTACCAGAATGCCGCCACGGAGCCTTTCGGGGAGTGGCTGGCCGATCGTCATGCGGGGCAGGAGGGATTCGTCGACATCTATCTGGACATCGTGGAGGAGTTCGTGCAGACGAAACGGGAGTATGGTTTCGTCGACTTCAACGACCTGCTCATCATGATGAAAGAGGCCGCCCGTTCGACGCCGATGCCCTTCAAAGAGATTCTGGTGGATGAATACCAGGACACAAACGCCCTTCAGGGAAGCTGGATCGAGGCGATGGACCCCCCTTCGCTCTTTTGCGTCGGCGACTACGACCAGAGCATCTACGCCTTCAACGGGGCGGATATTCGCATTATCGGCTCTTTCACGAAGAAATATCCCGATGCCAGGGTCTGGACGTTGACGAAGAATTACCGCTCCACCGCGCCCATCCTCTCTCTGGCCAACCGGGTCATCGAACACAATGAACGCATCTATCCCAAGCAGTTGGAGGTGGTACGCCGAGGAGAGGCCCAGGCGCCCCGGCTGCTCATTTTCGAGACACTCATGGAGCAGTACGAGACGATCGCCCGGATGATTCGCCGCTCCACAACCCCCCACGAAGAGATCGCCGTCATCTTCCGAAACAACGCCACCGCCGACGGGATCGAGGCGATGCTCAGAGAGCAGGGGATCGCCTGCCGCCGCAAAGGGGGACGGAGCTTTTTCGACGCCAAAGAGGTCAAGGCGGCGCTGGACCTGGCGGTTTTGATGGCCAACCCCAAGGATATGATGGCCTTCATTCATATTTTCGAGTATGCATCCGGCATAGGAAGCGCCACGGCAAAGGAGCTTTTCGAGGGGTTGAACACCCTCGGGCACGGGGACCTGATCGAAGGGATCCTTCATCCCGACGGGCAGGTCAACCCTTTCAGGGCCCGCAGCGTCAACTACCAGCTGGGCCTTTTCGACCATCCCACCCATGTGGGGTCGGTCTCCCGGTTCGCCCATCTGGGCCTTGACGAGCGCTTCATGGCCCACCCGATTCTCAAACACCCCGCGCTAAATGCCGAGGGTGTGCGTTTTATTTACGACTATTTCGAACTAATCAAGGCGCTTCGGGGTGTCAGGCGGCCCGATTCGCTTATCCGGCAGATCCTTTCGTCGAAAACCTACCGGTCGATCGTCGAGAAACTGGCCGACAGGCGCGCGACACTCAAAAACGGGGAGATCGACGAGACCAGGCGGGAGGAGGCGATGGAGCGGATCAAGCGCAAAGGCGTTTTGCTGATCCAGCTCGCTTCGGCCTACCATACGCTGGAAAAGTTCATCAATGCCATGGTCCTGGGGGGCGGGGAGCTCAGCGAAGGGGAGGGGGTAAACCTGCTGACGGTCCACGCTTCCAAAGGGCTGGAGTTTTTGGAAGTCTACGTCATCGACCTGATGGACGGCCGTTTTCCCAACCGCAAACTCGCTTCCAAAGCGGGACGGGTGGAGGAGGAGCGGCGCCTCTTCTATGTGGCGGTGACACGGGCGAAAGAGAAACTCTTTCTCTCCTATGCCCGCTACGACGCCTTCAAAGATCTCACCTTCCTGCCGTCGCAGTTTCTCTACGAAGCGGGAATGCTGAAAAAGGACGAAACCTTCGAAAGGCTCAGGCGCCTCACCGAGGAGGCGGAAGGGTAG
- a CDS encoding type II secretion system F family protein — protein sequence MKYYQVTMLVRGTRRNIILKANDRGDAINKAKKDYQGTLVKIRQISAPIDATIKEFFSQFRTTVANKKVQPKNLIAAVRQLAVMTNAGISIHDALNEIANATTDQKLKEILTQASENINAGLSLSETFKRYRYDVGGITLAMIELGEQTGNMADALSSLADILEEIQENVQKFKKAMRYPMITMGAMAIAFTILIMVVVPKFKAIFEKFHAELPLPTKILLGIEYVMSNYGLLVLVGLVLFIMIILYLYRNNEEFKYKADKLMLKTYLIKDIIFFATLNRFSIVFTELVRAGIPIADALDTATGMIDNAVLKEKLEAVKVSVSRGVSLTDAFRDTGVFENMIIQMISAGESSGQLDEMMRKVTDYYRMRFNHILDNMSSYIEPIMLAIIAALVLLLALGIFLPMWDMARAVKGH from the coding sequence ATGAAATATTATCAGGTTACCATGCTGGTACGGGGTACCCGCAGAAACATCATTCTCAAGGCCAACGACCGAGGCGACGCCATCAACAAGGCGAAAAAGGACTATCAGGGGACACTGGTCAAGATCAGGCAGATTTCCGCCCCCATCGATGCGACAATCAAGGAGTTCTTCTCCCAGTTCCGCACCACCGTCGCCAACAAGAAGGTCCAGCCCAAAAACCTCATTGCCGCCGTGCGCCAGCTCGCGGTCATGACCAATGCGGGCATCTCCATTCACGACGCCCTCAACGAAATCGCCAATGCCACGACGGACCAGAAACTCAAAGAGATCCTGACCCAGGCATCCGAAAACATCAACGCCGGCCTCAGCCTTTCGGAGACTTTCAAACGCTACCGCTACGATGTGGGCGGGATCACCCTCGCGATGATCGAACTCGGAGAACAGACCGGTAACATGGCCGACGCCCTCTCCAGCCTCGCCGATATACTCGAAGAGATCCAGGAGAACGTCCAGAAATTCAAGAAGGCGATGCGCTATCCCATGATTACGATGGGCGCCATGGCTATCGCATTTACGATTCTCATCATGGTCGTCGTTCCCAAGTTCAAAGCGATCTTCGAAAAATTCCATGCCGAACTGCCGCTGCCGACGAAAATCCTTCTCGGGATAGAGTATGTCATGAGCAATTACGGACTACTCGTGCTGGTGGGGCTCGTCCTCTTCATAATGATCATTCTCTACCTCTACCGCAACAACGAAGAGTTCAAATACAAAGCCGACAAACTGATGCTGAAGACCTATCTCATCAAAGATATCATCTTTTTCGCCACACTCAACCGCTTCTCCATCGTCTTTACCGAACTGGTGCGTGCCGGTATTCCCATCGCGGATGCGCTGGATACGGCAACCGGAATGATCGACAATGCCGTACTGAAAGAGAAACTCGAAGCGGTCAAGGTGTCCGTCTCCCGCGGTGTGAGCCTCACCGACGCCTTCCGTGACACCGGCGTCTTCGAAAACATGATCATCCAGATGATCAGTGCCGGTGAGAGCAGCGGCCAGCTCGATGAGATGATGCGCAAAGTCACCGACTATTACAGAATGCGTTTCAACCATATTCTCGACAATATGTCCAGCTATATCGAACCGATCATGCTCGCCATCATCGCCGCTCTCGTACTGCTTCTGGCACTTGGTATCTTCCTGCCCATGTGGGATATGGCACGGGCCGTCAAAGGGCACTGA